In the genome of Pseudomonas bubulae, one region contains:
- a CDS encoding helix-turn-helix domain-containing protein: MNTYGERLKHERLRLKLTQAQLADAGGVGRHAQSYYERDITLPRADYLAAITLLGIDVVFIITGKHTLPVYEEISCDRTRHPASKST; the protein is encoded by the coding sequence ATGAACACATACGGTGAGCGACTCAAACATGAGCGTTTGCGCCTGAAACTGACACAGGCACAACTGGCGGATGCGGGGGGTGTGGGGCGCCATGCACAAAGCTACTATGAACGCGATATCACCTTGCCCCGCGCCGACTATCTGGCGGCCATTACTCTGCTCGGTATTGATGTGGTGTTCATCATCACCGGCAAGCACACCCTGCCTGTTTACGAGGAAATCAGTTGTGACCGAACCCGGCACCCGGCATCAAAAAGCACTTGA
- a CDS encoding DUF6388 family protein produces MTEPGTRHQKALDRFLSDHPELVVALETLNPLAARAIGQSIKEYRQERLNEAFEAEAERLGFFAWELTLQLTSASPQEFEAQRLEVHREVAQMAGMEWVEYCELHGPLRSS; encoded by the coding sequence GTGACCGAACCCGGCACCCGGCATCAAAAAGCACTTGATCGCTTTCTCAGTGACCACCCTGAACTGGTCGTGGCGCTTGAGACATTGAACCCATTGGCCGCCCGCGCTATCGGCCAATCGATAAAGGAATATCGCCAGGAACGCTTGAACGAAGCCTTTGAGGCCGAGGCTGAGCGTCTGGGTTTTTTCGCCTGGGAGCTGACCCTGCAATTGACCAGCGCAAGCCCGCAAGAATTCGAGGCCCAGCGCCTTGAAGTGCATCGCGAAGTGGCGCAAATGGCCGGCATGGAATGGGTTGAATACTGCGAACTGCATGGCCCGCTCCGTAGCAGTTGA
- the lpdA gene encoding dihydrolipoyl dehydrogenase, which produces MQPTQHTTLLIIGGGPGGYVAAIRAGQLGIPTVLIEGQSLGGTCLNVGCIPSKALIHVAEQFHATQRYSTCTSPLGIKTQAPTLDIGQSVQWKNTIVDRLTSGVGALLKKNNVKVIHGWAKILDGKAVEVGGQRIECEHLLLATGSQTVDLPILPIGGAIISSTEALQPTTIPRRLTVVGAGYIGLELGIAYRKLGAEVTVVEARDRILPTYDKDLTLPVAESLKALGITLYLEHSVEGFQASSKTLSMRDRMGQSQTLETDQVLVAVGRRPRTQGFNLEALALTMNGPAIRVDNRCHTSMRNVWAIGDLTGEPMLAHRAMAQGEMVAEIIAGKQREFSPAAIAAVCFTDPEIVVVGKTPVEAQEAGLDCISASFPFSANGRAMTLEAKTGFVRVVARRDNHLIVGWQAVGVGVSELSTAFGQSLEMGACLEDIAGTIHAHPTLGEAVQEAALRALGHALHL; this is translated from the coding sequence ATGCAGCCAACCCAACACACCACGCTGCTGATTATCGGCGGCGGCCCCGGCGGCTATGTGGCAGCGATCCGCGCCGGCCAGCTGGGCATTCCGACGGTCCTGATCGAAGGCCAGTCGCTGGGCGGTACCTGCCTGAACGTCGGCTGCATCCCGTCCAAGGCCCTGATCCACGTTGCCGAACAGTTCCATGCCACCCAGCGCTACAGCACCTGTACTTCACCGCTGGGGATCAAGACCCAGGCCCCGACCCTGGACATCGGCCAGAGCGTGCAATGGAAAAACACCATTGTTGATCGCCTGACCAGCGGCGTCGGCGCTCTGCTGAAAAAGAACAACGTCAAGGTCATTCACGGCTGGGCCAAAATCCTCGACGGCAAGGCGGTTGAAGTCGGCGGCCAGCGCATCGAATGCGAACATCTGTTGCTGGCCACCGGCTCGCAAACGGTCGACCTGCCGATCCTGCCCATTGGCGGGGCGATCATTTCGTCCACCGAAGCCCTGCAGCCCACCACCATTCCCCGACGCCTGACCGTGGTTGGCGCTGGCTATATCGGCCTGGAACTGGGGATCGCCTACCGCAAGCTGGGGGCCGAAGTCACGGTGGTTGAAGCCCGTGACCGTATCCTGCCAACTTACGACAAGGACCTGACCTTGCCCGTGGCAGAATCCCTCAAGGCACTGGGGATTACCCTGTATCTGGAGCACAGCGTCGAAGGTTTCCAGGCCAGCAGCAAAACCCTGTCGATGCGTGACCGCATGGGCCAGAGCCAGACCCTGGAAACCGATCAGGTGCTGGTGGCGGTGGGTCGTCGGCCGCGTACACAAGGCTTCAACCTTGAAGCGCTGGCGCTGACCATGAACGGCCCGGCGATTCGCGTCGACAACCGTTGCCACACCAGCATGCGCAATGTCTGGGCGATTGGTGACCTGACCGGCGAGCCGATGCTGGCCCACCGGGCCATGGCCCAGGGTGAGATGGTTGCCGAAATCATTGCCGGCAAACAGCGTGAGTTCAGCCCTGCGGCGATTGCCGCGGTGTGTTTTACCGATCCCGAAATCGTCGTGGTGGGCAAAACCCCGGTTGAGGCGCAAGAGGCCGGTCTGGACTGCATCAGCGCCAGCTTTCCGTTCTCTGCCAATGGCCGGGCCATGACCCTGGAAGCCAAAACCGGCTTTGTGCGGGTTGTGGCGCGCCGGGACAATCACCTGATTGTCGGTTGGCAAGCCGTGGGGGTCGGTGTTTCGGAGTTGTCGACGGCCTTTGGCCAGTCATTGGAAATGGGCGCCTGCCTGGAAGACATCGCCGGCACCATCCACGCGCACCCGACCCTGGGCGAAGCCGTCCAGGAAGCCGCGTTGCGTGCGCTGGGGCATGCGTTGCACCTGTAA
- a CDS encoding ABC transporter permease: MTYNPNRALLRLCLSLLMLLGLIAYGISIINIDVSMDLLARRLPPSAEYWFGTDSLGRDLWLRCFQGMTTSLQIGLTAAFSSGFLAMLAASLCALNKTLDYLIRGLIDSMLALPHLLLLVLICFTLGGGKQGVILAVALTHWPRLALILRGEILRIRETDFVMLSHRLGNSSFYRWRHHLLPLLMPQWIVGILLMFPHAVLHSAALSFLGFGLAPHDPSLGLLLADALRYLSSGAWWLAFFPGLILVGLVLVFDQFARALQQLWIRIT, from the coding sequence ATGACCTACAACCCCAATCGCGCCTTGCTAAGGCTCTGCCTCTCGTTGCTGATGCTGCTGGGGTTGATCGCCTACGGTATCTCAATCATCAATATTGATGTCTCCATGGATCTGCTGGCACGGCGCCTGCCACCGTCTGCCGAGTACTGGTTTGGCACTGACAGCCTGGGCCGTGATCTGTGGCTGCGGTGTTTTCAGGGGATGACCACCAGCCTGCAGATCGGCCTGACCGCAGCGTTCAGCAGCGGTTTTCTGGCGATGCTGGCCGCCAGTCTGTGTGCGCTGAACAAAACCCTGGATTACCTGATTCGCGGGCTGATCGACAGCATGCTGGCGCTGCCGCATTTGTTGCTGCTGGTATTGATTTGCTTCACCTTGGGCGGTGGCAAGCAGGGGGTCATCCTGGCCGTGGCGCTGACCCACTGGCCACGCCTGGCCCTGATCCTGCGCGGCGAGATCCTGCGTATCCGCGAGACCGATTTTGTGATGCTCTCCCATCGCCTGGGCAACAGCAGCTTCTATCGCTGGCGTCATCACTTGTTGCCGTTGCTGATGCCGCAGTGGATCGTCGGTATCCTGTTGATGTTCCCCCACGCAGTTCTGCATTCGGCGGCGTTGAGTTTCCTGGGCTTCGGCCTGGCGCCCCATGATCCGTCATTGGGCCTGTTGCTGGCCGATGCGCTAAGGTATTTGAGCAGTGGTGCCTGGTGGCTGGCGTTTTTTCCGGGTTTGATTCTGGTGGGCCTGGTACTGGTTTTTGACCAGTTTGCACGGGCATTGCAGCAGCTCTGGATAAGGATTACCTGA
- a CDS encoding ATP-binding cassette domain-containing protein — MLKFDRFAIDVAHYHWLGHKTWHPLLSNISLEVRPGELTALVGSSGEGKSLLLQSALGLLPENMRCRGEIVLDGQVLGEAGKVNQRGKALCYVPQGVNALNPLIKVGPQLQRAAHLSGVRLGLGDVAEQLTHYNLKPELVDEFPRMLSGGMAKRVLASCAALTPARYILADEITSWLDDEHACQLLTHLKGFCLQGRGILWVTHDLALAARFADRIAVLHQGELHETLSALELRENGGSPWLQSLWAALPEQQFFARRVPEYA, encoded by the coding sequence ATGCTGAAATTCGACCGGTTTGCGATCGACGTTGCGCACTATCATTGGTTGGGCCATAAAACCTGGCATCCGCTGCTGAGCAATATCTCCCTTGAAGTACGCCCCGGAGAATTGACGGCGCTGGTGGGCTCCAGCGGCGAAGGCAAAAGCCTGCTGCTGCAAAGTGCCTTGGGCTTGCTCCCGGAAAACATGCGTTGTCGCGGCGAAATAGTGCTCGACGGGCAGGTGTTGGGGGAGGCCGGCAAGGTCAATCAGCGGGGCAAAGCCCTGTGCTATGTACCCCAGGGTGTCAACGCCCTGAACCCGCTGATCAAGGTCGGGCCGCAATTGCAGCGTGCTGCGCACTTGAGCGGGGTCAGGCTGGGGCTTGGCGATGTGGCCGAGCAGCTCACGCACTACAACCTCAAGCCAGAACTGGTGGACGAATTCCCGCGCATGTTGTCAGGGGGCATGGCCAAGCGCGTTCTGGCCAGTTGCGCGGCCTTGACTCCTGCGCGTTATATCCTCGCGGACGAGATCACCTCATGGCTGGATGACGAACATGCCTGCCAACTGTTGACCCATCTCAAGGGCTTTTGCCTGCAAGGTCGGGGGATTTTGTGGGTGACCCATGATCTGGCCCTGGCGGCGCGCTTTGCCGACAGGATCGCTGTGTTGCATCAGGGCGAGTTGCACGAAACCCTGAGTGCCCTGGAACTGCGCGAAAACGGCGGCAGCCCCTGGTTGCAGTCGTTGTGGGCAGCCTTGCCGGAACAACAGTTTTTTGCCCGGCGGGTGCCGGAATATGCTTGA
- a CDS encoding nucleobase:cation symporter-2 family protein yields the protein MTSLKTPLEAESQTSELVLGLEDRPKPWIAFLAALQHLLAIIVPIVTPGLLICQALGVSSRDTNLIVSMSLVISGIATFVQCKRFGPFGAGLLIVQGTSFNFVGPLIAGGALMVKQGTPVEGVMAAIFGVVIAGSFVEMGISRILPFVKRMITPLVTGIVVLMIGLTLIKVGLISMGGGFTAMGNGTFANGENLMLSGVVLAIIVILNRIPLVWMRSCAIVIALAVGYALAGYLGRLDFTGMHQAELFQVPMPLHFGLGFSWALFIPMLVIYLVTSLEAIGDVTATSKVSRQPVEGPVWMQRIKGGVLVNGANSFLAGIFNTFPSSVFAQNNGVIQLTGIASRHIGVWIAGMLILLGLFPSVAGAIQAVPEPVLGGAAMVMFGAVAASGINILASITLDRRALLIIAVSLALGLGVSQVPEFLAHMPAALRNVLESGVATGGICALLLNWFLPETEKKPTL from the coding sequence ATGACCTCTCTTAAAACCCCGCTCGAAGCCGAGTCCCAAACCAGCGAGCTGGTCTTAGGTCTTGAAGACCGTCCCAAGCCGTGGATCGCCTTTCTGGCCGCCCTGCAGCACCTGCTGGCCATTATTGTGCCGATCGTCACCCCCGGCCTGCTGATCTGCCAGGCCCTGGGTGTGTCCAGCCGTGATACCAACCTGATTGTCTCCATGTCGCTGGTGATCTCCGGTATCGCTACCTTTGTTCAGTGCAAACGCTTTGGCCCCTTTGGCGCCGGGCTGCTGATCGTCCAGGGCACCAGTTTCAACTTTGTCGGCCCGCTGATTGCCGGCGGCGCACTGATGGTCAAGCAAGGCACGCCGGTTGAAGGCGTGATGGCGGCGATCTTTGGCGTGGTGATTGCCGGCTCGTTTGTCGAAATGGGTATCTCGCGCATCCTGCCTTTTGTAAAACGCATGATCACCCCGCTGGTCACCGGCATCGTGGTGCTGATGATCGGCCTGACCCTGATCAAGGTCGGCCTGATCAGCATGGGCGGCGGCTTCACGGCCATGGGCAACGGTACCTTCGCCAACGGCGAAAACCTGATGCTCTCGGGTGTGGTGCTGGCCATTATCGTGATCCTTAACCGCATCCCGCTGGTGTGGATGCGCAGTTGCGCCATTGTTATCGCCCTGGCCGTGGGCTACGCCCTGGCAGGCTACCTGGGCCGCCTGGACTTCACCGGCATGCACCAGGCCGAGCTGTTCCAGGTGCCAATGCCCTTGCATTTCGGCCTGGGGTTTTCCTGGGCGCTGTTTATTCCCATGCTGGTGATCTACCTGGTCACGTCGCTGGAAGCCATCGGTGACGTCACGGCCACCAGCAAGGTGTCGCGCCAGCCGGTCGAAGGCCCGGTGTGGATGCAGCGCATCAAGGGCGGTGTGCTGGTCAACGGCGCCAACTCGTTTCTGGCGGGTATCTTCAACACCTTCCCGAGTTCGGTGTTTGCCCAGAACAACGGTGTCATTCAGCTCACCGGTATCGCCAGCCGCCATATCGGTGTGTGGATTGCCGGCATGCTGATCCTGCTGGGCCTGTTCCCCAGCGTTGCCGGTGCGATTCAGGCAGTGCCTGAGCCGGTACTGGGCGGTGCGGCCATGGTGATGTTCGGCGCCGTTGCCGCTTCGGGCATCAATATTCTGGCCAGCATTACCCTGGACCGCCGCGCCCTGCTGATCATTGCCGTGTCCCTGGCGCTGGGCCTGGGCGTATCGCAAGTGCCAGAGTTCCTGGCGCATATGCCTGCGGCTCTGCGTAACGTACTGGAGTCAGGTGTGGCTACAGGCGGTATCTGTGCCCTGCTGTTGAACTGGTTCCTGCCGGAAACAGAGAAAAAACCGACGTTGTAA
- a CDS encoding ATP-binding cassette domain-containing protein translates to MLEVQQLSIVQDGQQLWDCVSFQVRPGERQGISAPSGYGKTTLGRVLAQWQSATSGSITVDGKALAKKGYCPVQLVPQHPEQTFNPYRTTGESLRDAWSPDAAWLARLAVNPGWLARRPDELSGGELARIALLRALDPRTRYLIADEVTAQLDAHVQAQVWQVLLEETRRRELGMIVFSHNKALLQKVCSSIWLP, encoded by the coding sequence ATGCTTGAGGTCCAGCAGTTAAGCATTGTCCAGGATGGCCAGCAGCTCTGGGACTGTGTGTCGTTTCAGGTGCGGCCGGGGGAGCGTCAGGGCATCTCGGCGCCCAGCGGTTATGGCAAAACCACCCTGGGCCGGGTGCTGGCGCAATGGCAGTCAGCAACCTCGGGCAGCATCACCGTGGATGGCAAAGCGCTTGCGAAAAAGGGCTATTGCCCGGTGCAGCTGGTGCCGCAGCATCCTGAACAGACCTTCAACCCTTATCGCACAACGGGCGAGAGCCTGCGTGATGCCTGGTCGCCAGATGCCGCCTGGCTGGCACGCCTGGCGGTGAATCCCGGGTGGTTGGCCCGTCGCCCGGACGAATTGTCTGGCGGAGAACTGGCGCGTATCGCTTTGCTCAGGGCGCTGGATCCGCGCACCCGCTACCTGATTGCCGATGAAGTGACGGCGCAACTGGATGCGCATGTACAGGCGCAGGTGTGGCAAGTCTTGCTCGAAGAGACCAGGCGTCGGGAGCTGGGGATGATTGTGTTCAGTCACAACAAGGCGTTGTTGCAGAAGGTATGTTCGAGTATCTGGCTGCCCTAG